One segment of Sphingomonas telluris DNA contains the following:
- a CDS encoding DUF72 domain-containing protein, with the protein MFEAATMQATTVSNDRGRTIHVGCSGWVYKHWRGLLYPEGLPQKRWFERYAEDFDTVEINASFYRVPLASTFEGWREKAPAGFRYAVKVNRFITHMKKLLGCEDALQQFIDLARPLGPALGPLLYQLPPSLHKDLPRLEAFLNLLPTDLEHVFEFRHKSWYEEDVRALLDRYGVGFVAHDLKGLVSPRWASGRTAYVRFHGAGGKYWGRYSDEALLEWSDWILDQSSRGRSVWCYFNNDIHGHAIEDARTLKSMVGQLAR; encoded by the coding sequence GTGTTCGAAGCTGCAACGATGCAGGCAACAACTGTTTCCAACGACCGCGGGCGGACGATCCACGTCGGCTGCTCCGGATGGGTCTACAAGCACTGGCGCGGGCTCCTCTATCCCGAGGGCCTGCCGCAGAAGCGCTGGTTCGAGCGCTACGCCGAGGATTTCGACACAGTCGAGATCAACGCGAGCTTCTATCGAGTGCCGCTCGCCTCGACGTTCGAGGGTTGGCGCGAGAAGGCACCTGCGGGCTTCCGCTATGCGGTGAAGGTCAATCGCTTCATCACGCACATGAAGAAGCTGCTCGGCTGCGAGGACGCTCTGCAGCAGTTTATCGACCTTGCCCGGCCATTGGGGCCGGCGCTGGGGCCCCTGCTCTACCAGCTTCCGCCGAGCTTGCACAAAGACCTGCCGCGGCTGGAAGCATTCCTGAACCTGCTTCCGACGGATCTCGAGCACGTTTTCGAGTTCCGCCACAAGAGCTGGTACGAGGAGGACGTCCGCGCGCTCCTCGACCGCTACGGCGTCGGCTTCGTCGCTCACGACCTGAAGGGCTTGGTGTCACCGCGTTGGGCTAGCGGGCGAACAGCCTACGTCCGCTTCCACGGCGCCGGCGGCAAATATTGGGGCAGGTATTCGGACGAGGCTCTGCTCGAATGGAGCGACTGGATCTTGGACCAGTCCAGCCGCGGGCGAAGCGTGTGGTGCTATTTCAACAACGACATCCACGGCCACGCGATCGAGGACGCGCGGACCCTGAAGTCGATGGTCGGCCAACTCGCCCGCTGA